Proteins encoded by one window of Heliangelus exortis chromosome 5, bHelExo1.hap1, whole genome shotgun sequence:
- the LOC139796671 gene encoding LOW QUALITY PROTEIN: extracellular tyrosine-protein kinase PKDCC-like (The sequence of the model RefSeq protein was modified relative to this genomic sequence to represent the inferred CDS: inserted 1 base in 1 codon; deleted 1 base in 1 codon) yields the protein MGERYSPGSSDSHHGSPLPEPFCLRRXPLPFPGGPCHRCALCSRAPLGHRLPRRAGPGRAGLGGVGWGLRAPGGPPARHAPRRGSPFPARRSAVGRAAGARCGAAPLPMAAVAAGRCRRGARLSAAAALALLSLALVALTAGRGGGGGGGGGGGEGRPASPPPLPSGLREELRQRRRDLQRLAAAGGGEEAAGGLGCGDLSLASGVSVLGWGFTKVVARAALAGGGAVALKSVHGAGREVRQCVQRYGAPAGCRRLAAYKLLKEVTLLRRLQHPGIVQLHGQCYDNSGDSELRVTAMLELGSPLEMIQLLQTPWEERFKICLSLVKLLFYLAHSPLGSIVLLDFQPRQFVMVDGNLKVTDMDDASTEELSCKEDNDCTLEFPTKSFPLKCSAVGKCEGINEKKNLFNAYRYFFTYLLPHSAPPALRPFLSDILNATGDLRYGINETLRAFEKVLHLYKSGLYLQKRPLLLKDYISLKGFRTVEGEDYKCWPSYSHLGCLLSIHGAEEAAAICSSQSQCQSFIVTQQRTWTGRPLASFQSSPTDLVPDANTVVYIKRSASLGERLLRQ from the exons GTGAGCGGTACAGTCCCGGCAGCTCTGACTCCCACCACGGTTCACCTCTCCCAGAACCGTTCTGCCTCCGCC CTCCCCTCCCGTTCCCGGGCGGTCCATGCCACCGGTGTGCCCTGTGCTCACGGGCCCCCCTCGGGCATCGGCTGCCCcgcagggccgggccgggccgggccgggctgggcggggtggggtgggggctCCGGGCTCCGGGGGGGCCTCCCGCCCGACACGCC CCTCGGCGGGGCTCGCCTTTCCCAGCGCGGCGAAGCGCGGTCGGCAGAGCAGCCGGAGCCCGCTGTGGCGCAGCCCCGCTCCCCATGGCGGCGGTAGCGGCGGGGCGGTGTCGGCGAGGGGCCCGGCTGAGCGCGGCGGCGGCGCTGGCGCTGCTGTCCCTGGCGCTGGTGGCGCTGACAGCcggccgcggcggcggcggtggcggtGGTGGCGGTGGCGGTGAGGGGCGGCCGGCTTCCCCGCCACCGCTGCCGTCGGGCTTGCGGGAGGAGCTGCGGCAGAGACGGCGCGACCTGCAGCGCCtggcggcggcgggcggcggggaggaggcggcgggcggGCTGGGCTGCGGCGACCTGAGCCTGGCCAGCGGTGTCAGcgtgctgggctggggcttcACCAAGGTGGTGGCGCGGGCGGCGCTGGCGGGCGGCGGCGCCGTCGCCCTGAAGTCGGTGCACGGGGCGGGCCGTGAGGTGCGGCAGTGCGTGCAGCGGTACGGGGCGCCGGCCGGCTGCCGCCGCCTGGCCGCCTACAAGCTGCTGAAGGAGGTGACGCTGCTGAGGCGCCTGCAGCACCCCGGCATCGTCCAG CTGCACGGTCAATGCTATGATAATAGCGGAGATTCTGAGTTACGAGTCACAGCTATGCTGGAGCTGGGATCCCCCCTGGAGATGATTCAGCTTCTGCAGACCCCCTGGGAGGAGAGATTTaaa aTTTGCCTGAGTCTTGTGAAACTGCTGTTTTACTTGGCACATTCCCCCCTGGGTTCAATAGTCCTCTTGGATTTCCAGCCGAGGCAGTTTGTTATGGTGGATGGAAACCTAAAAGTGACAGACATGGATGATGCCAGCACTGAGGAGCTGTCATGCAAGGAAGATAATGACTGCACACTCGAGTTCCCTACAAAAAGCTTCCCTCTCAAATGCTCTGCGGTTGGGAAATGTGAAGgaataaatgaaaagaagaatcTTTTCAATGCATATCG GTATTTTTTCACCTATCTTTTGCCACATTCTGCACCACCAGCTTTGCGGCCCTTTTTGAGCGATATTCTGAATGCAACAG gTGATTTAAGATATGGAATAAATGAAACCCTGAGAGCTTTTGAAAAGGTTTTACATCTATACAAGTCAGGGCTCTATCTGCAGAAAAGACCTCTTCTTCTAAAAG ACTACATCTCCCTAAAGGGCTTCCGAACGGTGGAAGGAGAAGACTACAAGTGCTGGCCCTCCTATAGCCACCTGGGGTGCTTGCTCTCCATTCATGGTGCCGAAGAAGCCGCTGCAATTTGTAGCTCCCAATCTCAGTGTCAGAGTTTTATTGTCACCCAGCAGAGAACGTGGACAG gACGCCCACTCGCCTCATTTCAGAGTAGCCCGACTGATTTAGTACCAGATGCTAACACTGTAGTCTATATTAAAAGATCGGCTTCCTTAGGGGAAAGACTTCTAAGACAATGA